Proteins found in one Planctomycetia bacterium genomic segment:
- a CDS encoding ABC transporter ATP-binding protein translates to MTTPARDTLVIKNLHVSVEGQEILKGVDLEIGRGEVHALMGPNGSGKSTLGYAIMGHPSYEVTAGSIELVAADGTRHDLLAMEPDQRARAGVFLAFQRPMAIPGVRLAEFLRHAVTNVRNPDRKEGHELMPMKDFRSELKAKMGELSMDTDFARRYVNDGFSGGEMKRAEILQLAMLKPRFAILDETDSGLDADAVRLASQSIARIGSGAAPGSAEMGILIITHHEQLLEHNIPLRTHVMLGGRIVESGGPELAAELHKRGYERIRAAYPDAAAAERAMDEKRTPSREPVGA, encoded by the coding sequence ATGACAACCCCCGCACGCGACACGCTCGTCATCAAGAACCTCCATGTCTCCGTCGAGGGACAGGAGATCCTCAAGGGGGTGGACCTGGAGATCGGCCGCGGCGAGGTCCACGCCCTGATGGGCCCCAACGGCTCCGGCAAGAGCACGCTCGGCTATGCGATCATGGGGCATCCGTCCTACGAGGTGACGGCCGGCTCGATCGAGCTCGTCGCCGCCGACGGCACCCGGCACGACCTCCTCGCCATGGAGCCCGACCAGCGGGCCCGGGCGGGCGTGTTCCTCGCCTTCCAGCGGCCGATGGCGATTCCCGGCGTCCGGCTCGCCGAGTTCCTTCGCCATGCGGTCACGAACGTCCGCAACCCGGACCGCAAGGAGGGGCACGAGCTGATGCCGATGAAGGACTTCCGTTCCGAGCTCAAGGCGAAGATGGGCGAACTGTCGATGGACACGGATTTCGCGCGGCGGTACGTCAACGACGGCTTCTCCGGCGGCGAGATGAAGCGGGCCGAGATCCTCCAGCTCGCCATGCTCAAGCCGCGGTTCGCGATCCTCGACGAGACCGACAGCGGCCTCGACGCCGACGCCGTCCGCCTCGCCAGCCAGAGCATCGCCCGGATCGGCAGCGGCGCCGCGCCGGGGAGCGCGGAGATGGGGATTCTCATCATCACCCACCACGAGCAACTGCTCGAGCACAACATTCCGCTGCGGACGCACGTCATGCTCGGCGGCCGAATCGTCGAGTCGGGCGGCCCGGAACTCGCCGCCGAACTCCACAAGCGCGGCTACGAGCGGATCCGGGCGGCCTACCCCGATGCCGCGGCGGCCGAGCGGGCCATGGATGAGAAGCGGACCCCTTCCCGAGAACCCGTCGGCGCCTGA